The sequence CGGCGCAGCTGCTGGTCGTCCTCGCGGAACTCCCAGTGGTCGACGTACACCTCCTCGTTCCAGATCGGGGCGTACTTGATGCCGCAGGACTTGGCGGCGACCAGGGTGTCCTGGTTGTAGTTGCCGTAGGGCGGGCGCAGCACGGTCGGGCGCTTGCCGAACTGCTTCCGCATGATGTCCTGCATGTCGCAGATCTCGTGCTTCTGCTCCTCGTAGGACAGCCCCGGCAGGTAGGGGTGGGTGAGGGTGTGGTTGTTGAGGGTGTTGCCGTAGGACTGGGCCTTGCGGAAGTAGCCGTAGTCGTCCTTGACCAGGTAGTTGCTGAGGAAGGCGGTGTACGGGATCTTCAGGTCCCGCATCATCTGGAGGAACCGGGGGTCCTTCTCCGAGCCGTCGTCGATGGTGAGGAAGACGACCTTGTTCCGGGTCGGGACCGTGGTGAAGACCGGTGGCAGGCCCCAGTCCTCCTGGTGGTCCACCTCGAAGCCGGCGCGCGCGGTGATGTGCGGCTTCACCTTGGGCGGCGCCGGGGGCGCGATCGGGACCTCGTCCAGGCCCCAGCGTTTCGCGGCGGCGGCCATACGGGTGTGTTCCGCGGCCTCGGCGGCGCGGGGGTCGGGGGCGGCGTGCCCGGTCGCGCCCCGGCCGGCCGCCGGGCGGGCGGTGCCCGGGTCGGAGCCGGATCCGGATCCGGAGCAGCCGGTGACGAGGGCGGTCGAGGCGAGGACGGCGGCGCCGCAGCCGAGGGCCATCGCGTGTTTCCGGCCACCGGGGGCGGCCCCACGCCGACGTGCCCGACTTT is a genomic window of Streptomyces sp. WP-1 containing:
- a CDS encoding polysaccharide deacetylase family protein produces the protein MRLVVQNDKSRARRRGAAPGGRKHAMALGCGAAVLASTALVTGCSGSGSGSDPGTARPAAGRGATGHAAPDPRAAEAAEHTRMAAAAKRWGLDEVPIAPPAPPKVKPHITARAGFEVDHQEDWGLPPVFTTVPTRNKVVFLTIDDGSEKDPRFLQMMRDLKIPYTAFLSNYLVKDDYGYFRKAQSYGNTLNNHTLTHPYLPGLSYEEQKHEICDMQDIMRKQFGKRPTVLRPPYGNYNQDTLVAAKSCGIKYAPIWNEEVYVDHWEFREDDQQLRRGDIVLTHFRGRSDWDGTMVDDMRRFLNKVTREGYAVARLEDYL